One window of Blastocatellia bacterium genomic DNA carries:
- a CDS encoding putative toxin-antitoxin system toxin component, PIN family, with amino-acid sequence MSKSRPGVVLDAMVFLQALVNEAGPAARLLDLVEDKKITLFVSQDTLNEARDLLSRSELRRRFPNLTDVRVEALFRRLSRMASLIHPVPRIFEYPRDPQDEPYINLAVEARADYLASRDRDLLDLMIGHSNDCKEFRRRFRPLKVVDPAALLQLLAKKNL; translated from the coding sequence ATGAGCAAAAGCCGCCCCGGCGTCGTCCTGGACGCGATGGTATTTCTACAAGCACTGGTGAATGAGGCAGGCCCGGCAGCGCGCTTGCTCGATCTGGTGGAAGATAAGAAAATCACCCTCTTTGTCAGTCAGGACACATTGAATGAGGCGCGTGACCTGCTGAGCCGCTCGGAGCTGAGGAGACGCTTCCCGAATCTCACTGACGTGCGCGTTGAAGCGCTTTTTAGACGCCTCAGCAGGATGGCCTCGCTGATCCATCCGGTGCCAAGAATCTTCGAATATCCACGCGATCCCCAAGACGAGCCTTATATCAATCTTGCGGTAGAAGCCAGGGCCGATTACCTCGCCAGCCGTGATAGAGACCTGCTCGATTTAATGATCGGGCACAGCAACGATTGCAAAGAATTTCGGCGCCGATTCAGACCGCTAAAGGTTGTTGATCCGGCAGCCTTGCTACAACTCCTGGCTAAGAAAAATCTCTGA
- a CDS encoding DUF3536 domain-containing protein: MNRQICIHGHFYQPPRENPWLEEVELQDSAYPFHDWNERVTSECYAPNAASRILAADKSITEIVNNYSRISFNFGPTLMSWMARHAPDVHAAIVEADHESRRRFNGHGAALAQVYNHMIMPLASARDQRTQVIWGIEDFVHRFGRRPEGMWLAETAVDLATLEALAEQEILFTILAPRQAGRVRKRNLRRWRDASGGRIDPRMAYRCRLPSGRSINLFFYDGPIAQEVAFGGLLASGVEFANRLLGGFEARRTDAQLVNVATDGETYGHHHHFGDMALAYCLHHIEANHLARLAVYGEFLEQHPPTHEVEIIENTSWSCAHGVERWRSNCGCNMGRKDWSQAWRRPLRAALDWLRDELAGLYEKAMAEYVRDPWRARDDYIGVILDRGDENVARFFAAHAVREWSRADEVRAFRLLEMQRHAMLMYTSCGWFFDEISGIETTQVMAYAARAIQLAHKITGIDLEPPFIKLLADAPSNLAEHPTGADVYRSFVKPMQVDLLRVGAHYAVSSLFEEYGDEVTIYAYKAKRGSYERREAGRQKLALGSAHLRSNVTAAESRISFAVLHLGDHNLLGGVRELEDEASFAQMRRDIKEAFDRSDLAEIIRLMDKHFETHNYSLWHLFRDEQRRVWDRILKTTLDEVAGSFRSIYGHHYPIMRAMREQRAPIPKALLVTAEMTINSDLRRAIEQTEFDAAQVAGLIEEVNRWRFEVDRTTLGFVASRRAQSLIEQFRCAPQASAPLEQLHAMLTALEGLELGLDLFKVRNQLFVTSKQMLGEMIERNTNGDRNATSWIERFIRLSDYLRLKSA; the protein is encoded by the coding sequence ATGAATCGCCAGATTTGCATTCACGGACATTTCTACCAGCCGCCGCGCGAGAATCCCTGGCTCGAAGAAGTCGAGCTACAGGATTCGGCCTACCCATTTCACGACTGGAACGAGCGCGTCACCTCGGAATGCTACGCCCCGAACGCCGCCTCGCGCATCCTGGCGGCGGATAAGAGCATCACGGAAATCGTCAACAACTATTCGCGCATCAGCTTCAACTTCGGACCGACGCTGATGAGCTGGATGGCGCGTCACGCCCCTGACGTTCACGCCGCCATCGTCGAAGCCGATCACGAAAGCCGCCGGCGTTTCAACGGCCACGGCGCGGCCCTCGCACAGGTCTACAACCACATGATCATGCCGCTGGCGAGCGCGCGCGATCAGCGCACGCAGGTCATCTGGGGCATCGAAGATTTTGTGCATCGCTTCGGTCGCCGGCCCGAAGGCATGTGGCTGGCCGAGACCGCCGTTGATCTGGCGACGCTTGAAGCGCTCGCCGAACAGGAAATCCTCTTCACGATTCTTGCGCCGCGTCAGGCCGGGCGCGTCCGCAAGCGCAACCTGCGGCGCTGGCGCGACGCTTCGGGCGGGCGCATCGATCCGCGCATGGCCTACCGCTGCCGCCTGCCGTCGGGCCGCTCGATCAACCTGTTCTTTTATGATGGGCCGATTGCTCAAGAGGTCGCTTTCGGCGGGCTGCTGGCGAGCGGCGTCGAATTCGCCAACCGTTTGCTCGGTGGGTTTGAGGCCCGGCGCACCGACGCGCAACTGGTCAACGTCGCCACCGACGGCGAAACCTACGGCCACCATCACCACTTCGGCGACATGGCGCTGGCCTATTGCCTGCACCACATCGAAGCGAACCATCTGGCGCGGCTGGCGGTCTATGGCGAGTTCCTCGAACAGCACCCGCCGACCCACGAAGTCGAGATCATCGAGAACACCTCGTGGAGTTGCGCGCACGGCGTCGAGCGCTGGCGCAGCAACTGCGGCTGCAACATGGGCCGCAAGGACTGGTCACAGGCATGGCGGCGGCCCTTGCGCGCAGCCCTGGATTGGCTGCGCGATGAGCTGGCCGGGCTTTACGAAAAGGCGATGGCCGAATATGTCCGCGACCCGTGGCGGGCGCGCGACGATTACATCGGCGTCATCCTCGACCGCGGCGATGAAAACGTCGCGCGCTTTTTCGCGGCCCACGCCGTGCGCGAGTGGTCGCGGGCCGACGAGGTGCGCGCTTTCCGGCTGCTCGAAATGCAGCGCCATGCCATGCTGATGTATACCAGTTGCGGCTGGTTCTTCGATGAAATCTCCGGCATCGAAACGACTCAGGTGATGGCCTACGCGGCGCGCGCCATTCAACTGGCTCACAAAATCACCGGCATTGATCTTGAGCCGCCATTCATCAAGCTGCTCGCCGACGCGCCGTCGAATCTCGCCGAGCATCCGACGGGCGCGGACGTCTACCGCAGCTTCGTCAAGCCAATGCAGGTCGACCTGCTGCGCGTCGGCGCGCATTACGCGGTGTCGTCGCTGTTTGAAGAGTACGGTGACGAGGTGACGATCTACGCTTACAAAGCGAAGCGCGGCAGTTACGAGCGCCGTGAAGCGGGCCGCCAAAAACTGGCCCTCGGCTCGGCGCACCTGCGCTCGAACGTCACCGCCGCCGAGAGCCGGATCAGCTTCGCGGTCTTGCACCTGGGCGACCATAACCTGCTCGGCGGCGTGCGCGAGCTTGAGGACGAAGCGAGCTTCGCCCAGATGCGCCGCGACATCAAAGAGGCGTTTGACCGCAGCGATCTCGCGGAGATCATTCGCCTGATGGACAAGCATTTCGAGACGCACAACTATTCGTTGTGGCACCTGTTCCGCGACGAGCAGCGCCGGGTGTGGGATCGCATCCTGAAGACGACGCTGGACGAAGTGGCCGGCTCGTTCCGCAGCATCTACGGCCACCACTACCCGATCATGCGGGCGATGCGCGAGCAGCGGGCGCCGATCCCGAAAGCCCTGCTGGTGACGGCAGAGATGACGATCAACAGCGACTTGCGCCGGGCGATTGAACAGACGGAGTTCGACGCCGCGCAGGTGGCCGGCTTGATTGAAGAGGTCAACCGCTGGCGTTTCGAGGTTGACCGCACGACGCTTGGCTTTGTCGCCAGCCGCCGCGCGCAATCGCTGATCGAACAATTCCGCTGCGCCCCGCAGGCGAGCGCGCCGCTCGAACAGTTGCACGCGATGCTCACGGCGCTTGAAGGGCTAGAGCTGGGGCTCGATCTGTTCAAGGTGCGCAATCAACTCTTCGTGACCAGCAAACAGATGCTCGGCGAGATGATCGAGCGCAACACCAACGGCGACCGGAACGCGACCTCGTGGATCGAGCGTTTCATTCGCCTGAGCGATTATTTGCGCCTCAAGAGCGCGTAG
- a CDS encoding RNase H family protein, with protein sequence MGYLFEDKLRERARAFIAALDRAGISGTILDDSFRDYTVKLAVSVGGRDYGRVNLYFSPKQNAFSLKTHELKDKSLVARLEDCWHDEPRPAQPTARGWQMYVDGSYINHATGYGVVILRDGAVVAELCGPVASTEVNGTRQVAGELRAVEAGLGWCRQHEVGEVEIFYDYYGVEKWATGAWKANQSMTQAYGQSVRQSGIRIRWRKVAAHTGNRWNERADQLAKQGALAESAGRDEAGESDAAPTDPLVIALLDRKERFIEFLMVQGIDAAFEGLYNNQFARLLIRDEDEKTLGYFDLYHTRRKPFSPYLHGFKDDELKARLTALWREFAAIAGLLG encoded by the coding sequence ATGGGCTATCTGTTTGAAGACAAGCTGCGCGAGCGCGCCAGGGCGTTCATCGCCGCGCTCGACCGCGCCGGCATCAGCGGCACGATCCTCGATGACTCTTTCCGCGACTACACGGTTAAGCTCGCCGTGTCGGTTGGTGGTCGAGATTACGGAAGGGTCAACCTCTATTTCAGCCCGAAACAGAACGCCTTTTCGCTGAAGACGCATGAGCTGAAAGACAAATCGTTGGTCGCCCGCCTCGAAGATTGCTGGCACGACGAGCCGCGCCCGGCGCAACCAACGGCGCGCGGCTGGCAGATGTACGTTGACGGCTCGTACATCAACCATGCGACCGGCTATGGCGTGGTGATCTTGCGCGACGGCGCGGTCGTCGCCGAGCTGTGCGGCCCGGTCGCATCAACCGAGGTCAACGGCACGCGTCAGGTCGCGGGCGAGCTGCGCGCCGTCGAAGCAGGCTTAGGCTGGTGCCGCCAACACGAAGTCGGTGAAGTCGAGATTTTTTACGACTACTATGGCGTCGAGAAATGGGCGACCGGCGCGTGGAAGGCCAATCAGTCAATGACTCAGGCGTATGGCCAAAGCGTGCGCCAGTCGGGCATCCGCATTCGCTGGCGCAAGGTCGCCGCGCACACCGGCAATCGCTGGAACGAGCGCGCCGACCAGCTTGCCAAACAGGGCGCGCTCGCCGAGAGCGCCGGGCGCGATGAAGCAGGCGAAAGCGACGCCGCGCCGACCGACCCACTGGTCATCGCCTTGCTCGACCGCAAAGAGCGTTTCATCGAGTTCCTGATGGTGCAGGGAATTGACGCGGCCTTTGAAGGCCTCTACAACAACCAGTTTGCGCGATTGCTGATCCGCGACGAAGACGAAAAGACGCTCGGCTACTTCGACCTCTACCACACCCGCCGCAAGCCCTTCTCGCCTTACCTGCACGGCTTCAAGGATGACGAGCTGAAAGCGCGCCTGACGGCGCTGTGGCGCGAGTTCGCGGCGATTGCGGGCCTTTTGGGTTGA